The genomic stretch GGTGGTCTCTTGGGAGTGTTAAGTGGCCAGCACACCTGGAGGCTGCACTCAATTCCCACTAAGCTAGTGAATAGATCTTCTGAAAATGTACAGAGGGAGCACTCTTGGACTTCCCAGAACTGTTTGGGGGTTGTGGCTCCAGACCACAGAAGTTGGAAAAAGTTGGTTGTTCTGTGGCCTGGCCTAGTCACTGCATTCTGTAAGGGCatgttcctttcttcttaaaaatgtgcCACTAAGGCCTATTTCTATGAACATGGCTACATAGAAAGAACTCTGCATTCTTGCCACTGTCTCCTGGAAACCATCTGAAAGCAACAAAGAGAATGGAAGACAAAACGcaaattccttttcctctttttgaggTAGAAGAGAGGATACATGGAGAACCTGCTCACAAGCCAGATTTGCAGGAAGCAGCCTGGCCACTATTTCAAATGCAACTCAGTCCCTTCTATAGGAACCTCGTTCAATTGACTCATCTAACTCATAAAAGGAGTTGAGCATCCACAAAGAGACactctaagaaaaaaaggaacaatgaaCAGCAGAGTTTATGAACAGATGAAGGTCAGTCACCCTTTGAAGTAGGTGAAAATTTTGAGCAGTCGCTTCACTATgagtttttttataataaatttatttttattggtgttcaatttaccaacatacagaataacacccagtgctcatcccatcaagtgcccccctcagtgcctgtcacccattcacccccaccccccaccctcctccccttccaccacccctagttcgtttcccagagttaggagtctttatgttctgtctccctttctgatatttcccacacattactatgaatttttaaagattaatgaaAAAAGACCCTCTATGAAGGAGCACCAACAAAGAGAAATGCaagaactcaagaaaaaaaaatggtaacataGCCAGAAGAGGTGAAATACGAGCTGGAAAGAAATAGGGAAAAGTAGAAATTAAGAGGAATTTGGTAGAAATGAGAAAGTACACAAAGGTGAATGAATATTGGGGAAAACAATCTGCcaagtagaatataaaaataagcaaaatgagcaaataaaaatggTTAGAAAGGATTAGAGAGAAGATGAAAGATATATACAGGGCAGATAAGACACCCAACACATGTAATTCAAGAGCCTAAAGAACAAGTAAAACAGTggaatggaaaatatttaatatttagtcTAAGAAAACTttggtgaaataaaatatttaaataaggtaTTCTAACAAGGTATGCCCAGAAAAATTGACCCAGGAAAGTCAACACTGAGATATATTCTATAACATCATTGGACTTCAGAGAAAACAAGATCACCtcaaacctgtcagaatggctcatatcaaagagacaagagataacaagtgttggcaaggatgtggagaagagggaacccttgTGCTCTGTTtgtggggatgtaaattggtggagccactacagaaaacagaataGAGGTCCCTCAAAAAACTAGAAGATAGAACTATCAagtgatccagcaatctcacttgtgggtatttatttgaaagaaatgaaatcagtgtCTCGAAGAAATGTCTGCACTTCtatgctcattgcagcattattcaaaataaccaGGACATGAAAACAAtataagtgtccactgatagatgaatggataaatatgtatatttgtgtatatatatcaatgtatttgtatatgtatttgtatacatatatataaaatttgtatacacatatgtgtgtgtatatatatatatatatatatacatatatcaatagcataatagtattcagccataaaaaaagagaaggaaatcctgccatctgtgacaacatggatgaaccatgaggacattatgctgagtgaaataaagcAAACAGAGAAATACTATCTGGTATTATATGATACcatttgtatgtggaatctaaaaaaaaaaaaaatgtcgagctcatagaaacagagagtagaatggtggttgccagggcctaggagggggcagggggaatggggagatgttggtcaaagaatATATAGACTTTCAGTTATTAGgtgaataagttctgaggatctaatgtacagcaggtgactatagttaataataccatattgtatacttgaaatttgcagagtagatcttaagcattCTCAACACATACATAAAGGTAACTACGTGAGGTGATGGGTGTGCTAAataacttgattgtggtgatcatttcataaggTATACACATATCAAATTATCACATTGTATACTTCAAATGTATACAATTTAAtctgtcaattatacttcaataaagctggaaaaagaatgtaaagaaaaagaaagaattcttacgGCAACTAGGCAGGGTAAAAAGTCCCATCTATTCAGTGGAGCAGGATCCacaagtgagtcagagaaagaagccatgccaaaatattttctttctagccAAACTTCCCTTCAGGTATGAATGCTACGGAAAAATAGTTTTGAACATGCAGGAACTCAGAGAATTCTGTTCCCATGCATACTTCTTGAGAAAATTATGCATTTTTGGCTTCAGTCaaccaagaaataataaaaaactagGGCAAAAGGGACAGGAGTATGCAAAGAATGTACTTCACTGAAAAACCAAGACCTAAACAAATATGAGCATTGGACTAATGGGCTAGaatgtataaaattttatatcctaacaatataaaatgatacaaatatacaaatttgGAAGGGGAATCAGGGAAAaggtgggagaaggaagaaacTTGCTACTCATTAGTAATAGTTGGGAAACAAAGAATATCTTTTCCAGATGAAACCCAAGTTTTCAGAGCCCACATTTACGAGGAAGATCTTCTCTAGGCTTTGTCTCCCTGCCCTGTGGCCCTGGGGGCCTTGACTggagtggaggggtgggggtgctggggctcCACGAAGTATGCTATTCAGCATACTGTTTCTGTCTGCCTACCCCTCTGCCCTACTTCAAGCAGGGTGTTCAAGATTGGGTCTCACAACTGCATAAGCACCTTATAGTCAGGTGTGAAGAGATGAGGCCTAAAAATTTGCTTTTCTGACAGActcccaggtgatactgatgctACTGATCCAGGCACAACATGTTTAAAAGTCACTGCCCCAGAGCGTGCCCTTGCCAACACATGTGGAGCTGGTGCTACCACATCTGTGTGCTAAGAAAGGCCAGGCATCCAGCTTCCACTTGAGCAAGTGGGGCAGACAAAAGTGCCCAGGCACAGacttagtcacatggccacacctgGCTGCAAGAGGAACTGGGCAAGGTCATCTGTAGCTGAGAGCCTTGTGCCCTGGAAAATGGAAAAGCGTGCTTGTGGGAGACAATTAGAGATCCACGGAGAGGGCCCTATAACTCACATGGGGATGAAAAGAGAACGGCCAGCATTCAGTGATGAGGGACAGATGTTAAAGGGATGCCTATGGTGTCTGGTGACAAGTGTCATAATGGCGGTTTATTCAAGGGGAAGAAACCCAGGCTGAACTGCAAGTATCAGCAAAGGCTCCCCTGGAAGGCAAAGCTCAGCTTTGAAGCAGGAGCAGTTAGCTGTGGTTGCCCATTCCTCCCTTGAAGGCAGCTAGGTGTGTTCCACCATCTCTTCTCTCTGTATACACCCCGGATGTTCATTCACTGTCCCAGTTGTTTTGTGGATTGGGTCTGACATTTTTCCCAGGTctcaaactttctttttctatcttgtCCCCCAGGCGTCTTGGCTCTGGAGAAAACTACGTGGCAAGAGGCGGTTGGTGATGGCATTCTGCCTCTTGATGACTCTGTCTGTGGTGACTGTCACCCGCTTCCCCCCGCAGCATCCAGCTACTGGCCCAGACTCTGGTCCCATGGAGCTCCAGGAGGTCATGGAAGCCCCTGGCCCCCACAATCGGCAGGCTCTGAGCTCCAGCTGGAGGCAGCAAGCAAGAGACCTAGGGTTCTGGAAAGGCTGGGCCTTGCCCAGGAATTCCATCCCAATGTGTGCTGAGGAGCAAGGCCACAGAGGGACAGTGGACAGAAGCAGAAAGTCCTTAGGAGGCCTTAGTAGGCATCCAGGGAGGGTCAGGAGGGACATTACTTTGGCCTCTCTAGGAGATTTGAGACTCAGTACTTCACGTCTTGTGCTCCTGAGGGAGGATAAGGTCAGGAGTCCAGGAACCAAAGACTTGGGTCCTCCCTGGCATGATGATCCTATCGGAGAGGCACAGAATGACACTGGCACCCTGGTTGGCCCCCTCACAGGACCTGACATGACAGCTTTACAGGCTTGGAGAGCTGCTGCTGGACTAACTCTCCGGCCCCGCCCAGTGGAAGGCAGGAATCTGCCAGGAGCTAGGAACAGAGCTGTGACTGGTAGGCCACAAGCAGGGCATCCCACCCCAACTGCAGAGGCTCGTCGGTGGCCTGGCTCTGTTGGGGAGCTGCAAGGATCTGTCTGGTGTGATGCGGAGAGCCCTGGGATGTTGACCAGCTTGAGGACCAGTGGGCAGGTTCCCCCATGGTTCACAGAGCACGATGTGCAAATGTTCCAGCTATTGGCCAAGGGAGAGGTGGTGGGCAAAGCCAGGATTCCTGGCCATGGGCAGGTGCTGCAGGTTGCCTTCTCCAATGAGGGTGCTCTTCAGAACATGTcttctggggggctcagccatCTCTGCTCCCAGGGGCTCTGTGGCTTGATCAAGAGGCCTGGGGACCTGCATGAGGTCCTGTCCTTCCATGTGGACCGTGTGCTGGGGCTGCGCCGGAGCCTGCCTGCTGTGGCCCGAAAGTTCCACAGTTCCCTGCTGCCCTACCGATACACAGATGGTAGCACAAGGCCTGTCATCTGGTGGGCGCCTGATGTGCAGCACCTGGGGGACCCAGAAGAGGACCAGAACTCTCTGTCCTTGGGCTGGCTGCAGTACCAGGCCTTGTTGGCACGTGGCTGCAGCTGGCCAAGCCAGGCCTCCTGCCTGGGCATCCACTACACTGAGTGGGCACGCCTGGCACTCTTCGACTTCCTGCTGCAGGTAGGCGGAGCTGGACAGGGGGAAGGTGGAGAGCAGTGGAAGTATGGGGTTGGGGATGAACCTGGGACTGGGGAATTGCCCTCCTGAGGATGGTTGGTGACTCCCCCAAACCAATCCTTGTCTTTTGACCACCAAATacctgtttttgttatttttctgccTCGTGTTTATCCATCCAGTGGTGTGCTAGAACCACCTCAGATGGGCTTACAAGAGCTGATTGCCAAAATTTTCAGGAATATTGTGACCCAGTTGAAAAACACAGGTATTATTAAAAGTGGAATAAAATCAGCTaataatataatatgttatattagaaaaaagtaataaatactcAGAATTCATTAATTCCTAATGATTTCACTATTATCTGTGCTTTTTAGGTTACTTgcatttacataataaatattatataatgatgaTCTATTGCACATCTCCTGTCAACTCCATATTCAGTCATATTGGTAACTTGAAATTGGCCCAGGGTGGCAGTATTTACACCATGGGAGTCAGCAAATGCTGCAAATCAGGACTCCCCACTATTTCCAAGAGGTAGTTATTAAAAATTTATCCATAGCACGTCACTGTGGATAACATTTTATCCTTGAATCAACAAGGATTCAGGATGggtacctaattttaaaaagaaagcaagtgtGGTAAGAAGGAAAGACTCAGGAAGATAAAGAGATAATTTTTGGACactggaaaatgagaaagaattcaGCCGCAGAGCCAGCTGAGGTCCCTGCTGTGCAAGAAGTTAACCCTGAAGTTTCTGGGGATCCCAGAAAAGGActgggcaggcagagcacaggGTTAACTGGAGGCTGCAAGTATTGGCTGTTGACTAACTAAACAGTGTGGTTGTTCTGGGACCTGTGCACTGGATGTCAGCCATGGAGGCATGTGTGCAAAGGTGTCCAGAAAGGCATaacgacaaaaaaaaaagggggggagaacAAGCTCAAAATGGGTGGGTATGTGTACTAAGTGCAGACTGAGCCAGCCCCCATTTCTGTAGGGATGCTTATTGAGGAAAGACACCAAGAGGAGCCCTTAGATTCACCAACTAGGGTGAGTGGTTGAGCCACAAGACAGGATTCAGGCAGCCACAGGCTGATATACTGTATTCGGTCCATACAGGGTTGGTTCCCAATGTGTTTTTAGAAGATTCTTAGACAACATGTAATAGTTTGGATATTTCCCATAAAAATCTAGCTTCCTTTGAAACATTGGATGGTTGAATAACATTGGGCATCTATTCCCATATGGCAGTCATCATCCTAGGCTGAGTAGTCGTGTCTGATTCAGAGGCTGCCATGCTCTCTTTTGGGGCATATCCTCTATCTCCTTATTTTCTAACATCCACCTGCTGCCCCATCCCCAGAACCATGAATGCTACCTGTCAGCAGGTGGATGTTTGTTTCCAGTTAGCGGGCTAGCCGGTCCCCTGAGGTACTTCCAGTTTCTCCAGTCTGTGTCCACAAAGGCAGTTTTCTGGAAAGAGGAGTGTAGAGCCTAGCGGTCAGCATGGGCTTTGGTATCTCCCAGACCTCTTCCTGCTGTATGACTCTGAGAAGATTCCTCTGCCTCTTGGAGATTCACTTTTCTTACATCTAAAATGGGACTGGATGTCCTGCCCTCACCCCCTTGGGTCTGACCATTATAATGTGTGGTAGCTTCTAATGGCCAGTGCCTGCATCTGTGGGCTTGCTCCGAGTGACCTGTGacaggctgggtgctggggaacTAATGCTCTCCAGGTAGTGTGACCAACCACCCAGCTTGGGAAAAAGTTTCTCAGACTTACACTCCTGGGCAAACAGAGAAGGCTGGTTATCTACTTGCAGGAGCAGCCTCCAGGGACTGATGGGAGCCAGTATATAAAAGCCCTGGTTTCTGGCTAGATTAGTGCATGTCGTATGTCTCTTTCAGAGTCCCTTACTAAGAGTGAGCCCTGATTACTCGGAGGGTAGCACATGCACAATAATATGCAGGCACAGTCCCCAAAACTTTATAGGAATTAACTTATCCAATCCTCATGGCAACCTTACAAGTGAGATACGgtatttatccccattttaaagttgagaaattaaggtccagagaggttaaattacttgcccaaggtcttggctgctggagctgagatAAAGCCTTGGTCTGACTTCAGAGCTCACCTCTTAATCACAGAGTTACTATTCAGTTGGTCATGAATGAGTCAGGAAATGGGGACTCTTGTAGGGATGCCTTGAAGCCTTAAGAATGGATGCATTTCCTTGCAAAGTCCCAGTCTAGCTGATGTGCACACTGCAGTTTTCTGCTTCACACAGAGCCCCTCTGTCCATCCCCCAGAGTTGCTGTGTGGGACTCTTCCTCAGGTACCAAGCCTTTGTGGGGACAGAAGCCTCAGCAGCCAAGGCACACACAGGTTGGGTGTGTGGTCAGACACTACTTGGCTGGCCTTGTGCCACCTCTTCCTTGTTTGCTGAACACCAGTAAAGTCAAACACCCCTGTCTGGCTGATGCTGCCTTCCTAGAAGCCACTAGTAAGTCACAGAGAGGTGAGGTTTCAGGATGTGGGTTTCCCAGCCAGGAACCCAAGGTGTCTTCTGACTAGGAACTAAGTACAAACTCAGTTTGTATACAGCTCACTCTGTGCTATgcttgctcatttgctttgtgtTATCCAATATAAACCTTTGCTCTATTGTGTTTGTGTATCACAAATACCATTTCCCCAACACAGAATACACAAgcactacacacatacacattctttgTACTCCCCGCAAATCTTATCCTATGCTTTGCAAATCCCATCTAATACCTTGTACTAGTTAGTGAGCTGAAATGCTAACAAACCTCTCTGAAGCTCAGTAGCTTAAAATACCAGTTCTTTATTTCTCGCTCCAGGGTTCGTGGATCAGTTGGACTCAACTGAGCTTAGCTCCACGCTGtgatttgggttcaggtctgcctttggtttttCATTCTGGAGCCCAGGGTGAAGGGGCAGGAGTATCCAGGACAAACTCTTCTCATAGGAAATGGAAGAAGCCCAAGAGCTCAACCAAACTGCTAAAGCACATTTAAGGCCTCTCTACCAATGTCACTGCTAGtattcattggccaaagcaagtcagtGCCAGGAAGGGGAAGTACAGTTTGCTCAGATtggaagggggagaggagcaAATATTTGTGGGGCAATAATGAAATCAGTTACAtacacccaaacacacacattgCACACTTATACATGAGCCTTATGTGCCCACGTATGTCACAGCCACCCACACATGCATACCATTCACCTGAACCATACACCCACATATACTCCATATGATGCCCAAACACTGTTGTGGGCAAGGGGAGCTCAGTCCTCCTGAGACCTTTGAGGGAATGTGTAGGACATACACCAGAGTTGTCTCACCTGAGGGCCAAAGCTGGGTTATTTACCCACTAGCTCCCAACTGTCAGTGGTTGAGACTGCTCATGAGGGCGTTGGCCTCCTGGCACTGGTAGCCTGGCCCATGTGCTTGCCAGCCAAACCAGATCCTTCAGCCAGAAAGGGGCTAAGGCAGAGAGCTGCAGCACTTGTAGAAAGCCATTGGTATGTACAGGAACTGAGTGCCAGGGGAATAGGGGTGGGGTACTAACAGCATCTGCAACTCATAATGAATAAGTCAAGAACAATTTTTGGCAGGCCAATATGACCAGGATGGTGCTCTCAGTTAATAAACTGGTTTCTCTACGAAAGATAAATTACTAATTGTGAGTAGGtatctccaccccaccccacccccaatccaGGCTGTATCATAGGAAGAAGTAGGACCAAGAGAGAGTCCACTACTTCTTGATAGATCAGTGAGAAGCTGGTTCTACTCAGGGGGACAAAATGGGTgggagagtgtgtatgtgtgtttgttggATAGGGCTCATGAAACAGCTTAATGTCACAGGCCACCTGTAACCAGAGTTGCATTCACTCTGGTAAAAGGTAGAAAGTCCCTCTCCTCTTGACAGTGATGATGACACAGCCAAGGCATGGGCAAGAAGAGCTAATGACCATCACATTCACTGTAAGCCAAATCCAACCTGAGAGGAGTTGGGTCTTTGACCCAGAGGCCAGAGTGAGAGCAGGAAGTGCTGGGGGGGTTAGgcacatttctgttttttctcttttaaagcgGCCTCTTTCTTCACATGGTGCTTCCTCTTAGAGGGCGTGTGATTGGCTATGTGGTGGGTGAGATGTGGAGAATTCAGACAGACTGGGAGTTCGTGATGTTGGCTCATAAAAGTCTTTCTGTAACTTCTGCTTATGAAGGGCCTTCACATCCCCAAGAGTTGAGATCCAGGAAGCTTTACCTGCCACCATCCTGGCCCAGGTCATCATCTTTTCTTACCTGGACTAGCCTGACAGCCCCTTGATttgtctccctgcctccacttATGTCCCCTCCAATCCAGTCTCCTTACAGAAGACATCCCCCAGGCAGACCCTCAGTCCAGGATTCTGGTGAGGTCTTTTATCTGGGAGACGATCTCAGGAAATACCTGAAGGAACATGGGAAGTGAAATGGAAGGACAGGCAGCCAGTAAAGGGCATGCTATCAAGCAGGTCACCATGCAGGTGACTCGGGCTTAGTTCCACAAGAAAATTTCTGAGAAACAGTATAAAATACATGCTCTTAGTGCACCAAGAGGTGAGGGACTCAAGGTATTTATAGCCAAATATCCCATCAATCTTTGGTTGAGGGCTGGAGGTATGGATTCCCTGGAGGAGAAAGCCCCCAGACAAAGCAATATAGCAGCTGGAAGTTGGAAGGTGAGCTATGAAGTTCAGAACTGTTCAGACACAGATAGCACACTTCTACTATCATGAATCAGATCATGTCACGCTTCCCCCcattaaaataaggtaaaataagaTAAGGCCTTCTCAATGCCCTCAATTTCAAGTTCTTCAGGGACCTTCAAGGATCTGTTCCCAGCTCCATCTCTTGGCACCTGGCCTTGGTCAGTTTCTAAACACACCCAGCTTCTTCTGGTACAGGGTCTCTTGCTTGGACTTACTTCTGACTCCTTCTCCCCAGCTTCAGCCCTCCTGACCACCCCTCattatgtttctctttctctttcatggcATCCTGTCAGTCCCTTCCTGATTCCCAGCAcagtacataaatattttatttattcatgtatttatcatATGCCTCGGTCTTGTTCATCACCACATCCTCAGCACCTAGACAGAGCCCAGCTCTTAGTTTGATCCTAGAGaagtacttgttgaatgaatgaatgaatgaatgaatgagtgatgaaTGAACTTCCAGTGTCTCTGTATGATTTCCTATCTAGGTGTTGCTGTGTTTTGCTTCCTCAAACACCACTTCTTCCTCTAGACTGAAAAGAATCCGAAGGCCTTCTATATTTCTTATAGGATCCAGAATAGATCATAGaggtagggcagcctgggtggctcagcggtttagcgccaccttcagcccagggcctgatcctggagacccaggatcgagttccacatcaggctccctgcatggagcctgcttgtgtctctgcctctctctctctctctctctctctctctctgtgtgtgtgtgtgtgtgtgtgtgtgtatgtgtgtgtctcatgaataaataaaaaaaatcctaaagaaaaagaatcatagaGGTAGAAAACAACATTTGTATGCTCTTGCCTTCTGGCTGTTAATTAACTTAAGCTTCCAGGACAGATGACAAGGTCTAGTGCTTCCTGATGTCCTCAACATATTCTTAGCTTCATTCTACATATGGGAAATCTGAGTTTTAGAAGAGCTAAGgaacttgcccacagtcacagcCTTGTTTCATCCAGTGCAGTCTGGCCACAGAGTGCATGCTCTTGCCCTCTTTGCTGTACCTAACTggctccagaaaaaaatatttattaagtctcTTCTGGGTGGGACTGACCCATTTCCTTTCCAAGgaaatttttcaattatttgcGATCCTGTGTGCATCCCTTATTTTGAGTTCAAATCTATGGCTTCAATTCATGTATATCGCCTCTAGTTTAGCCTCCTTGGGATATCAGGTGTTCAATCAATTAGAAAGGATCTcagaggggatccttgggtggctcagtggtttggcgcctgcctttggcccagggcgcaatcctggagtcctgggatcgagtcccacattaggctcccggcatggagcctgcttctccctcctcctgtgtctctgcctctctcacactctctctctctctctctctgtccatcatgaataaataaataaatcttaaaaaaaaaaaaaagaaaggatctcAGATCTGCCATCAATGCTGACCTTTCAGGCTTCCTATTACAGACATGACATGTCATAATAGCCACCATTTATGAAGTGCCTACACCTATCTGGCAATGTCTGACTGAGACCACACATATGGACTCATGCAAGTCCTATGACAGGCCCAAGTGATGGGAGCTGTATGTCCCCCATCCCCAGTTCACAGATAGTGCAGCCAACTCTGGAGATCTGAAATACCTGCCTGGGCAAGGGTGTTTAAAGGGTGATAGATAAAGGGTGTTAAAAGCAGGGCCTCCATCAGGGTGAGGTATGAGGggcagaattctaagatgacCCCCACAGTTCCCATCCCACTGGCATTAACCCCTACTCTTGAGAATGGGTGAGACCTGCAAATATGATCGACTAGCATTCCAGTAATTAATTAAGTTACCAATCATTTAACTTTGAGTTGATCAAATGAAAGATTATCCTGGACGGGTCTGACCTAATCAGGGAAGTCTTTCAAATGAGAGGAAGCATCTGAAGAATTTCCCGCTGGCTTCAGAAAGCAAACAGCCATGGTCTGAATTGCCTGATGAAAGGGGGGGGCCTCTAGGAAGACTCTGAGATCCCTGGGATCTAGTCTTACAACCACAGGAATACTTTCTGCCAACAACCTTAAGGAGCTTAGGGGATGACCCTGAGCTACAATGAGACACGGCCCCTGGCTAAAATCTGGAATTCAGCCTggtgagaccctgagcagagaacccagcaAAAATGTGATGGActcctgatccacagaaactaTGACATAATAAATAGGTTCTTTGAAGCCACTAAGGCCCTGGTCATTTGCAGTGctgcaatagaaaatgaatttatgagCCCAATGTGCAAACATTTTAAGGAGGTGTACTGCCTTGTACTACACGACTTGGACAGTGAGTGCCTCCCTTGGTTTCTTCAGCCCCACCCTAGCtctgttcagatatttttaactttttttttttaattgtctattcagggatccctgggtggcgcagcggtttggcgcctgcctttggcccagggcgcgatcctggagacccgggatcgaatcccatgtcgggctcccggtgcatggagcctgcttctccctctgcctgtgtctctgcctctctctctatctctctgtgactatcataaataaataaaaattaaaaaaaattgtctattcaTTGCCTTTGCCCCATTTCCTTCTTGATTGTTGGTCTTTTTCATAATGATCTTAAGAGCTTTTTATAGATGACAGCAATTAGTCTTTTGTTTTACTGTATTATAGTATTTCAGGTTCAGTTGTCATTAAACTTTGTGTATGGTCTTTTTGCtatgcagaaatttttaaaatgttatgttgtTAAAATTATCAAgcttttctttcatgatttctaggttagtatacattttaaaaggtcatCCTTACTTTAGGACTATTTTTGAAAGTTTCCCATGTGTTTTCATCTGTCTTTGATCCATCTGGAAGTTATTTTGGAGTAAGGGATAAGATGCAAAAAAACAacgatttttttttcagatggcaACCAAAATGTCTCAGCACATTTGTTGAATAATCAACCTTTTCCTCCATCTGAAATGTTGCCTTTACCATATAGCcaatttccatatatatgtagGTGTATTCCTGGGCTCTTTTCTGTTCCAGTAAAGGTTCTGTCTATTTATATGCCAGAATCACAGTTTTAATTGCTgtgctttatattttatgttgataACCAGTAGGGCTTGGTCTTTCTCGTTGCTCCTTCTTAGAATTTTCCCGATATTCTTGCATACTATTCCCATAAGAAATTTAGAGTCAGCTTGTCACTTCTACTTCTCAAGTCCTCTTGGTCTATTGGGATCCAATTAAATGTGTGTGGACCATAGAGAAAATTTACATCCTAAAATATAAAGTCATTCTAGACAAGAATTG from Vulpes vulpes isolate BD-2025 chromosome 11, VulVul3, whole genome shotgun sequence encodes the following:
- the GASK1A gene encoding Golgi-associated kinase 1A; translation: MASWLWRKLRGKRRLVMAFCLLMTLSVVTVTRFPPQHPATGPDSGPMELQEVMEAPGPHNRQALSSSWRQQARDLGFWKGWALPRNSIPMCAEEQGHRGTVDRSRKSLGGLSRHPGRVRRDITLASLGDLRLSTSRLVLLREDKVRSPGTKDLGPPWHDDPIGEAQNDTGTLVGPLTGPDMTALQAWRAAAGLTLRPRPVEGRNLPGARNRAVTGRPQAGHPTPTAEARRWPGSVGELQGSVWCDAESPGMLTSLRTSGQVPPWFTEHDVQMFQLLAKGEVVGKARIPGHGQVLQVAFSNEGALQNMSSGGLSHLCSQGLCGLIKRPGDLHEVLSFHVDRVLGLRRSLPAVARKFHSSLLPYRYTDGSTRPVIWWAPDVQHLGDPEEDQNSLSLGWLQYQALLARGCSWPSQASCLGIHYTEWARLALFDFLLQVHDRLDRYCCGFEPEPSDPCVEERLREKCRNPGELRLVHILVRSGDPSHLVYIDNAGNLQHPEDKLNFRLLEGLNGFPESVVQVLASGCLHNMLLKSLRMDPVFWESQGGRQGLKQALQTLERRGQVLLEHIRKHNLTLFKDEAS